In one Fundulus heteroclitus isolate FHET01 chromosome 3, MU-UCD_Fhet_4.1, whole genome shotgun sequence genomic region, the following are encoded:
- the LOC105933445 gene encoding prostaglandin reductase 3, translated as MTSPPSLLLLGRRAAASLIGRGCAGVTDARSGVRSAVPRRFIIDTSYAAHFMDFKGSAIPSSMKKLVVTKLSQDFREAVSVRTVAVPTPGDAELLVRNRFVGINASDINYSAGRYDPSVKPPFDAGFEGIGEVVGLGLSASSRYAVGDTVAYFGSGGAFAEYTVVPAKESVPVPSVRPEFLTLLVSGATAYIALRRLGDLAKGETVLVTAAAGGTGQFAVQFAKRAGCHVVGTCSSDEKAGFLKSISCDRPINYTAEDLAKTLRKEYPLGIDVVYESVGGSVLELAVNSLANKGRLIVIGFISGYQTASGIAPFKGGTLPVKLLQKSASVRGFFLPHFVGDYKEALSSMMQMFAKGELVCEVDCGDMAEEGRFVGLESVFRAVDYMYAGRNLGKVVVEVAPPIVGDSKL; from the exons ATGACCAGCCCGccgtcgctgctgctgctggggagGAGAGCCGCGGCGTCGCTTATCGGCCGGGGCTGCGCCGGAGTCACCGACGCGCGTTCGGGAGTTCGCTCGGCGGTTCCGAGGCGCTTCATCATCGACACGTCCTACGCGGCGCACTTCATGGATTTCAAAGGCTCCGCTATACCGAGCAGCATGAAGAAGCTGGTCGTCACCAAGCTCAGTCAGGATTTCAGAGAGGCCGTCTCCGTGCGCACCGTCGCCGTTCCGACGCCCGGAGACGCAGAGCTCCTCGTCAGGAATCG CTTTGTGGGAATCAACGCCTCTGATATCAACTACTCCGCAGGCCGATATGACCCCTCGGTGAAGCCCCCCTTCGACGCCGGCTTTGAGGGAATCGGCGAGGTCGTGGGCCTCGGCCTCAGCGCCAGCTCTCGCTACGCCGTCGGCGACACGGTGGCTTACTTCGGCAGCGGCGGCGCATTCGCCGAGTACACGGTGGTGCCTGCCAAAGAGAGCGTGCCCGTTCCCTCGGTGAGGCCCGAGTTCCTCACCCTGCTGGTGAGCGGCGCCACGGCCTACATCGCCCTGCGGCGCCTGGGCGACCTGGCTAAGGGCGAGACCGTCCTGGTCACAGCGGCTGCCGGGGGAACGGGACAGTTCGCCGTGCAGTTCGCCAAGCGGGCCGGCTGCCACGTCGTCGGCACGTGTTCGTCCGACGAGAAAGCCGGCTTCCTCAAATCCATCAGCTGCGACAGGCCCATCAACTACACCGCCGAAGATCTCGCCAAGACGCTGAGGAAGGAGTACCCGCTGGGCATAGACGTGGTGTACGAGTCGGTGGGAGGCAGCGTCCTGGAGCTCGCCGTGAACAGCCTGGCCAATAAGGGCAGGCTGATAGTGATCGGCTTCATCTCGGGCTACCAGACGGCGTCGGGCATCGCTCCCTTCAAAGGAGGGACGCTGCCGGTCAAGCTGCTCCAGAAGTCGGCCAGCGTCCGGGGTTTCTTCTTGCCCCACTTCGTCGGGGACTACAAGGAGGCCCTGAGCAGCATGATGCAGATGTTTGCCAAAGGGGAGCTGGTGTGTGAGGTGGATTGTGGGGATATGGCGGAGGAGGGAAGATTTGTGGGTCTGGAGTCGGTTTTCAGGGCAGTGGACTACATGTACGCTGGGAGAAACCTGGGCAAGGTCGTTGTAGAGGTGGCACCTCCGATTGTTGGCGATAGCAAGCTGTGA